From a region of the Canis lupus dingo isolate Sandy chromosome 5, ASM325472v2, whole genome shotgun sequence genome:
- the NEURL4 gene encoding neuralized-like protein 4 isoform X3 yields MAAGSGGSGGSGGGPGPGPGGGGGPGGSGAGPGSGGELHPRTGRLVSLSACGRTARRQQPGQEFNHGLVLSREPLRDGRVFTVRIDRKVNSWSGSIEIGVTALDPSVLDFPSSATGLKGGSWVVSGCSVLRDGRSVLEEYGQDLDQLGEGDRVGVERTVAGELRLWVNGRDCGVAATGLPARVWAVVDLYGKCTQITVLPPEPGFSPPAPIPTPPLEPSAPPEDSTLTEQATSGDEAFMVSPAQPRPETFPNSLESHNDFASMELSEVVGNAILSAYNGGLLNVNLSSPPAGEGLGSGGAATSPILTSNDALLFHEKCGTLIKLSNNNKTAERRRPLDEFNNGVVMTNRPLRDNEMFEIRIDKLVDKWSGSIEIGVTTHNPNNLEYPATMTNLQSGTIMMSGCGILTNGKGTRREYCEFSLDELQEGDHIGLTRKSNSALHFFINGIDQGVATPLTPPVVYGVVDLYGMAVKVTIVHNNNHSDRLRRNNAILRALSPEGALRRATPATQAEPERLLFHPNCGQKAAITHEGRTALRPQYGPCATDDFNHGVVLSSRALRDGEVFQVRIDKMVDKWAGSIEIGVTTHNPAYLQLPSTMTNLRSGTWMMTGNGVMHNGTTILDEYGHNLDRLKVGEQAGDTVGVVRREDGTLHFFVNGMTQGPAAWNVPPGVYAVVDLYGQAAQATIVDDVEVPPAPEPLSEGNNQVSPSSPSSGAGGSDLRFHQLHGSNAVITNGGRTALRHNCRSEFNDAIVISNRALRDGELFEIVIQKMVDRWSGSIEAGVTAIRPEDLEFPNTMTDIDYDTWMLSGTAIMQDGNTMRNNYGCDLDALGTGARIGMMRTAKGDLHYFINGQDQGAACSGLPPGKEVYAVVDLYGQCVQVSITNATGPMDNSLATSNTATEKSFPLHSPAAGVAHRFHSTCGKNVALEEDGTRAVRAVGYAHGLVFSTKELKTEEVFEVKVEELDEKWAGSLRLGLTTLAPGEMGPGAGGGPGLPPSLPELRTKTTWMVSSCEVRRDGQLQRMNYGRSLERLGVGSRVGIRRGADDTMHILVDGEDMGPAATGIAKNVWAVLDLYGPVRSVSVVSSTRLEEPEGTQPPSPSSDTGSEAEEDDDGEEHSLRGQSQVAMMSTSLEFLENHGKNILLSNGNRTATRVASYNQGIVVINQPLVPQLLVQVRIDFLNRQWTSSLVLGVITCPPERLNFPASACALKRAAWLLRGRGIFHNGLKICEKFGPNLDTCPEGTILGLRLDSSGGLHLHVNGMDQGVAVSDVPQPCHALVDLYGQCEQVTIVSPEPGAASGKSAGTQGDMEKADMVDGIKESVCWGPLPAASPLKSCEYHALCSRFQELLLLPEDYFMPPPKRSLCYCESCRKLRGDEAHRRRGEPPREYALPFGWCRFNLRVNPRLEAGTMTKKWHMAYHGSNVAAIRRVLDRGELGAGTASILSCRPLKGKPGVGFEEPGENCAPPREEQPPSVLLSPSLQYAGAETLASKVQFRDPKSQRTHQAQVAFQVCVRPGSYTPGPPSATLREPPDPHFSPAELEWITKEKGATLLYALLVRVE; encoded by the exons ATGGCGGCGGGGTCGGGTGGGAGCGGGGGCTCCGGGGGTGGCCCCGGGCCGGggcctggcgggggtgggggccccgGCGGGAGCGGCGCAGGGCCGGGGTCCGGCGGGGAGTTGCACCCCCGCACCGGGCGCCTGGTGAGCCTGTCGGCCTGCGGGCGTACCGCGCGGCGGCAGCAGCCGGGCCAGGAGTTTAACCACGGGCTGGTGTTGAGCCGGGAGCCCTTGCGCGATGGACGCGTCTTCACCGTCCGCATCGACCGCAAG GTCAACTCCTGGAGTGGCTCCATTGAGATTGGGGTGACGGCCCTAGACCCCAGTGTTCTGGACTTCCCAAGCAGCGCCACAGGGCTGAAGGGGGGCTCATGGGTAGTGTCAGGCTGCTCGGTGTTGAGGGATGGACGCTCTGTGCTGGAGGAGTATGGTCAGGACCTGGACCAGCTTGGTGAAGGGGACCGTGTGGGCGTGGAGCGCACAGTTGCTGGGGAGCTGCGGCTCTGGGTGAATGGGCGGGACTGTGGTGTTGCCGCCACGGGCCTCCCCGCCCGGGTCTGGGCCGTGGTGGACCTTTACGGCAAGTGCACCCAGATCACCGTGCTGCCCCCCGAGCCAGGTTTCAGCCCCCCTGCTCCCATCCCCACACCTCCCCTCGAGCCCTCTGCACCCCCTGAAGATTCCACCTTGACTGAACAGGCGACCTCTGGGGATGAAG CCTTCATGGTGTCCCCAGCGCAGCCCCGGCCGGAGACGTTTCCTAACAGCCTTGAGTCGCATAATG ACTTTGCCAGCATGGAGCTCTCTGAGGTGGTGGGCAACGCCATCCTTTCTGCCTACAACGGGGGGCTCCTAAATGTGAACCTGAGCTCCCCACCGGCAGGGGAAGGACTGGGGTCTGGCGGGGCTGCCACCTCGCCCATCCTCACCTCCAACGACGCCCTGCTCTTTCACGAGAAGTGTGGGACTCTCATCAAACTCAGCAACAACAATAAGACAGCTGAGCGCCGCCGGCCCCTGGACGAATTCAACAACGGGGTTGTCATGACCAACCGCCCTCTCCGGGACAATGAGATGTTTGAG ATCCGCATTGACAAGCTCGTAGACAAGTGGTCGGGCTCCATTGAGATTGGTGTCACCACCCACAACCCCAACAACCTGGAGTACCCTGCCACCATGACCAATTTACAGTCAG GCACCATCATGATGAGCGGCTGTGGGATCCTGACCAATGGCAAGGGCACCCGCCGGGAGTACTGTGAATTCAGCCTGGATGAGCTGCAG GAGGGCGACCACATTGGTCTCACAAGGAAGTCCAACTCAGCCCTGCACTTCTTTATCAATGGCATTGATCAGG GCGTGGCTACCCCACTGACACCCCCAGTGGTGTACGGCGTGGTGGACTTGTACGGGATGGCTGTGAAGGTGACCATCGTCCACAATAACAACCACAGCGACCGGCTGCGTCGAAACAATGCCATCCTGCGGGCACTGTCCCCCGAGGGCGCCCTGCGTCGCGCCACTCCTGCCACCCAGGCAGAGCCCGAGCGCCTGCTCTTCCACCCTAACTGCGGGCAGAAGGCAGCTATCACCCACGAGGGACGCACTGCCCTGAGGCCCCAGTATGGCCCATG TGCCACAGATGACTTCAACCATGGCGTGGTGCTGAGTAGCAGAGCCCTGCGGGACGGAGAGGTGTTTCAGGTGCGCATCGACAAGATGGTGGACAAGTGGGCTGGCTCCATTGAGATTGGTGTCACCACCCACAACCCTGCCTACCTCCAGTTGCCCTCCACCATGACCAACTTGCGCTCTG GGACCTGGATGATGACCGGGAATGGGGTGATGCACAACGGAACGACCATTTTGGACGAGTATGGGCACAATCTGGACCGCCTCAAGGTGGGGGAGCAG GCAGGGGACACTGTGGGCGTGGTGCGGCGGGAGGACGGGACCCTGCACTTCTTCGTCAACGGGATGACCCAGGGCCCTGCGGCCTGGAATGTGCCCCCTGGCGTCTACGCTGTTGTGGACCTCTATGGCCAGGCAGCCCAAGCTACCATTGTGGATGACGTGG AGGTGCCCCCGGCCCCTGAGCCCCTCTCTGAAGGGAACAACCAGGTGTCTCCCAGCTCCCCATCATCAGGGGCCGGGGGCTCTGACCTGCGCTTCCATCAGCTGCACGGCAGTAATGCAGTCATCACCAACGGGGGCCGCACCGCACTCCGGCACAACTGCCGCAGCGAGTTCAATGACGCCATCGTCATCTCCAACCG GGCCCTGCGGGACGGAGAGCTGTTTGAAATCGTTATTCAGAAGATGGTGGACCGCTGGTCAGGCTCCATTGAGGCTG GAGTGACTGCCATTCGGCCGGAAGACCTCGAATTCCCCAACACCATGACAGACATTGACTACGACACATGGATGCTGAG TGGCACGGCCATCATGCAAGACGGGAACACGATGCGCAACAACTACGGGTGTGACCTGGACGCCCTGGGCACGGGTGCACGCATCGGCATGATGCGAACAGCCAAGGGTGACCTGCACTACTTCATCAACGGCCAGGACCAAGGCGCCGCCTGCTCAGGCTTGCCTCCGGGTAAAG AGGTGTACGCAGTAGTGGATCTTTACGGCCAGTGTGTCCAAGTGTCCATCACCAATGCCACCGGCCCCATGGACAACAGCTTGGCAACCAGCAACACTGCCACCGAGAAATCCTTCCCTTTGCACTCCCCAG CGGCTGGCGTGGCTCACCGATTCCACAGTACTTGCGGCAAGAATGTGGCCCTGGAGGAGGATGGCACAAGGGCGGTACGTGCGGTGGGCTATGCGCATGGCCTGGTCTTCAGCACCAAGGAACTCAAGACGGAGGAAGTATTTGAG GTGAAAGTAGAGGAACTGGATGAGAAGTGGGCGGGCTCCCTCCGGCTGGGGCTGACCACACTAGCGCCCGGGGAGATGGGGCCTGGCGCAggtgggggcccagggctgcctccctccctcccggagCTCCGGACAAAGACCACCTGGATGGTGTCCAGCTGTGAAGTGAGGCGTGACGGGCAGCTCCAGAGGATGAACTACGGCCGGAGCCTGGAGAGGCTGGGG GTGGGGAGCCGCGTGGGCATTCGTCGGGGCGCAGATGACACGATGCACATCCTGGTGGATGGAGAGGACATGGGGCCCGCAGCTACCGGCATTGCCAAG AATGTGTGGGCCGTGCTGGATCTCTACGGGCCGGTACGGAGTGTGTCTGTGGTCAGCTCCACAAGGCTGGAGGAGCCCGAGGGCACCCAGCCTCCATCTCCCAGCTCGGACACGGGCAGCGAGGCCGAGGAAGATGACGATGGGGAGGAGCACAGCTTGAGA GGTCAGAGTCAAGTGGCCATGATGTCGACGTCACTGGAGTTCCTGGAGAACCATGGGAAGAATATCCTTTTGTCCAACGGGAACCGTACGGCCACACGCGTAGCCAGCTACAACCAGGGCATCGTTGTCATCAACCAGCCCCTGGTGCCCCAGCTCCTAGTCCAG GTGCGGATAGACTTCCTGAACCGGCAGTGGACATCTTCCCTGGTCCTGGGAGTCATCACCTGCCCGCCTGAGAGGCTCAACTTCCCTGCTTCTGCCTGCGCCCTCAAACGGGCAGCCTGGCTGCTGCGGGGCCGGGGCATCTTCCACAATGGTCTCAAG ATTTGTGAGAAGTTTGGGCCAAATCTGGACACGTGTCCTGAAGGCACCATCCTGGGGCTGCGGCTAGACAGCTCTGGGGGCCTGCATCTCCACGTCAATGGGATGGACCAGGGGGTGGCGGTATCAGATGTCCCCCAGCCCTGCCATGCGCTTGTGGACCTCTATGGGCAGTGTGAGCAG GTGACAATCGTGAGTCCTGAACCAGGGGCAGCCAGTGGGAAGAGTGCTGGAACCCAAGGGGACATGGAGAAAGCGGACATGGTGGATG GTATCAAGGAAAGTGTGTGCTGGGGCCCCCTGCCAGCTGCCAGCCCTCTCAAGAGCTGCGAGTACCACGCCCTCTGCTCCCGCTTCCAAGAACTGCTGTTGCTTCCTG AGGACTATTTCATGCCTCCACCCAAGCGGAGCCTGTGCTACTGTGAGTCTTGCCGGAAGCTTCGAGGTGACGAGGCCCACAGGCGCCGTGGGGAGCCCCCCCGGGAATACGCGCTGCCCTTCGGCTGGTGCAGGTTCAATCTCAG GGTGAATCCCCGCCTGGAAGCTGGAACGATGACTAAGAAGTGGCACATGGCATATCACGGGAGCAACGTGGCAGCCATCCGGAGGGTGCTAGACCGAGGAGAGCTGGGAGCAG GCACCGCCTCCATCCTGAGCTGCCGGCCCTTGAAAGGCAAGCCTGGGGTGGGGTTTGAGGAGCCTGGCGAGAACTGCGCCCCACCCCGGGAGGAGCAGCCCCCTTCCGTCTTGctgtccccctccctccagtATGCTGGGGCCGAGACCCTAGCGTCCAAAGTGCA ATTCCGGGATCCCAAGTCCCAGCGAACGCACCAGGCCCAGGTGGCGTTCCAGGTGTGCGTGCGCCCGGGCTCCTACACCCCCGGACCCCCTTCGGCCACCCTCCGAGAACCTCCCGACCCTCACTTCAGCCCCGCAGAACTCGAGTGGATAACCAAGGAGAAGGGGGCCACACTCCTCTATGCCCTGCTGGTGCGGGTGGAGTGA
- the NEURL4 gene encoding neuralized-like protein 4 isoform X8, translating into MAAGSGGSGGSGGGPGPGPGGGGGPGGSGAGPGSGGELHPRTGRLVSLSACGRTARRQQPGQEFNHGLVLSREPLRDGRVFTVRIDRKVNSWSGSIEIGVTALDPSVLDFPSSATGLKGGSWVVSGCSVLRDGRSVLEEYGQDLDQLGEGDRVGVERTVAGELRLWVNGRDCGVAATGLPARVWAVVDLYGKCTQITVLPPEPGFSPPAPIPTPPLEPSAPPEDSTLTEQATSGDEDFASMELSEVVGNAILSAYNGGLLNVNLSSPPAGEGLGSGGAATSPILTSNDALLFHEKCGTLIKLSNNNKTAERRRPLDEFNNGVVMTNRPLRDNEMFEIRIDKLVDKWSGSIEIGVTTHNPNNLEYPATMTNLQSGTIMMSGCGILTNGKGTRREYCEFSLDELQEGDHIGLTRKSNSALHFFINGIDQGVATPLTPPVVYGVVDLYGMAVKVTIVHNNNHSDRLRRNNAILRALSPEGALRRATPATQAEPERLLFHPNCGQKAAITHEGRTALRPQYGPCATDDFNHGVVLSSRALRDGEVFQVRIDKMVDKWAGSIEIGVTTHNPAYLQLPSTMTNLRSGTWMMTGNGVMHNGTTILDEYGHNLDRLKVGEQAGDTVGVVRREDGTLHFFVNGMTQGPAAWNVPPGVYAVVDLYGQAAQATIVDDVEVPPAPEPLSEGNNQVSPSSPSSGAGGSDLRFHQLHGSNAVITNGGRTALRHNCRSEFNDAIVISNRALRDGELFEIVIQKMVDRWSGSIEAGVTAIRPEDLEFPNTMTDIDYDTWMLSGTAIMQDGNTMRNNYGCDLDALGTGARIGMMRTAKGDLHYFINGQDQGAACSGLPPGKEVYAVVDLYGQCVQVSITNATGPMDNSLATSNTATEKSFPLHSPAAGVAHRFHSTCGKNVALEEDGTRAVRAVGYAHGLVFSTKELKTEEVFEVKVEELDEKWAGSLRLGLTTLAPGEMGPGAGGGPGLPPSLPELRTKTTWMVSSCEVRRDGQLQRMNYGRSLERLGVGSRVGIRRGADDTMHILVDGEDMGPAATGIAKNVWAVLDLYGPVRSVSVVSSTRLEEPEGTQPPSPSSDTGSEAEEDDDGEEHSLRGQSQVAMMSTSLEFLENHGKNILLSNGNRTATRVASYNQGIVVINQPLVPQLLVQVRIDFLNRQWTSSLVLGVITCPPERLNFPASACALKRAAWLLRGRGIFHNGLKICEKFGPNLDTCPEGTILGLRLDSSGGLHLHVNGMDQGVAVSDVPQPCHALVDLYGQCEQVTIVSPEPGAASGKSAGTQGDMEKADMVDGIKESVCWGPLPAASPLKSCEYHALCSRFQELLLLPEDYFMPPPKRSLCYCESCRKLRGGSQEGAWKKPQNLYWSRGGSLSSLPGLHPRVNPRLEAGTMTKKWHMAYHGSNVAAIRRVLDRGELGAGTASILSCRPLKGKPGVGFEEPGENCAPPREEQPPSVLLSPSLQYAGAETLASKVQFRDPKSQRTHQAQVAFQVCVRPGSYTPGPPSATLREPPDPHFSPAELEWITKEKGATLLYALLVRVE; encoded by the exons ATGGCGGCGGGGTCGGGTGGGAGCGGGGGCTCCGGGGGTGGCCCCGGGCCGGggcctggcgggggtgggggccccgGCGGGAGCGGCGCAGGGCCGGGGTCCGGCGGGGAGTTGCACCCCCGCACCGGGCGCCTGGTGAGCCTGTCGGCCTGCGGGCGTACCGCGCGGCGGCAGCAGCCGGGCCAGGAGTTTAACCACGGGCTGGTGTTGAGCCGGGAGCCCTTGCGCGATGGACGCGTCTTCACCGTCCGCATCGACCGCAAG GTCAACTCCTGGAGTGGCTCCATTGAGATTGGGGTGACGGCCCTAGACCCCAGTGTTCTGGACTTCCCAAGCAGCGCCACAGGGCTGAAGGGGGGCTCATGGGTAGTGTCAGGCTGCTCGGTGTTGAGGGATGGACGCTCTGTGCTGGAGGAGTATGGTCAGGACCTGGACCAGCTTGGTGAAGGGGACCGTGTGGGCGTGGAGCGCACAGTTGCTGGGGAGCTGCGGCTCTGGGTGAATGGGCGGGACTGTGGTGTTGCCGCCACGGGCCTCCCCGCCCGGGTCTGGGCCGTGGTGGACCTTTACGGCAAGTGCACCCAGATCACCGTGCTGCCCCCCGAGCCAGGTTTCAGCCCCCCTGCTCCCATCCCCACACCTCCCCTCGAGCCCTCTGCACCCCCTGAAGATTCCACCTTGACTGAACAGGCGACCTCTGGGGATGAAG ACTTTGCCAGCATGGAGCTCTCTGAGGTGGTGGGCAACGCCATCCTTTCTGCCTACAACGGGGGGCTCCTAAATGTGAACCTGAGCTCCCCACCGGCAGGGGAAGGACTGGGGTCTGGCGGGGCTGCCACCTCGCCCATCCTCACCTCCAACGACGCCCTGCTCTTTCACGAGAAGTGTGGGACTCTCATCAAACTCAGCAACAACAATAAGACAGCTGAGCGCCGCCGGCCCCTGGACGAATTCAACAACGGGGTTGTCATGACCAACCGCCCTCTCCGGGACAATGAGATGTTTGAG ATCCGCATTGACAAGCTCGTAGACAAGTGGTCGGGCTCCATTGAGATTGGTGTCACCACCCACAACCCCAACAACCTGGAGTACCCTGCCACCATGACCAATTTACAGTCAG GCACCATCATGATGAGCGGCTGTGGGATCCTGACCAATGGCAAGGGCACCCGCCGGGAGTACTGTGAATTCAGCCTGGATGAGCTGCAG GAGGGCGACCACATTGGTCTCACAAGGAAGTCCAACTCAGCCCTGCACTTCTTTATCAATGGCATTGATCAGG GCGTGGCTACCCCACTGACACCCCCAGTGGTGTACGGCGTGGTGGACTTGTACGGGATGGCTGTGAAGGTGACCATCGTCCACAATAACAACCACAGCGACCGGCTGCGTCGAAACAATGCCATCCTGCGGGCACTGTCCCCCGAGGGCGCCCTGCGTCGCGCCACTCCTGCCACCCAGGCAGAGCCCGAGCGCCTGCTCTTCCACCCTAACTGCGGGCAGAAGGCAGCTATCACCCACGAGGGACGCACTGCCCTGAGGCCCCAGTATGGCCCATG TGCCACAGATGACTTCAACCATGGCGTGGTGCTGAGTAGCAGAGCCCTGCGGGACGGAGAGGTGTTTCAGGTGCGCATCGACAAGATGGTGGACAAGTGGGCTGGCTCCATTGAGATTGGTGTCACCACCCACAACCCTGCCTACCTCCAGTTGCCCTCCACCATGACCAACTTGCGCTCTG GGACCTGGATGATGACCGGGAATGGGGTGATGCACAACGGAACGACCATTTTGGACGAGTATGGGCACAATCTGGACCGCCTCAAGGTGGGGGAGCAG GCAGGGGACACTGTGGGCGTGGTGCGGCGGGAGGACGGGACCCTGCACTTCTTCGTCAACGGGATGACCCAGGGCCCTGCGGCCTGGAATGTGCCCCCTGGCGTCTACGCTGTTGTGGACCTCTATGGCCAGGCAGCCCAAGCTACCATTGTGGATGACGTGG AGGTGCCCCCGGCCCCTGAGCCCCTCTCTGAAGGGAACAACCAGGTGTCTCCCAGCTCCCCATCATCAGGGGCCGGGGGCTCTGACCTGCGCTTCCATCAGCTGCACGGCAGTAATGCAGTCATCACCAACGGGGGCCGCACCGCACTCCGGCACAACTGCCGCAGCGAGTTCAATGACGCCATCGTCATCTCCAACCG GGCCCTGCGGGACGGAGAGCTGTTTGAAATCGTTATTCAGAAGATGGTGGACCGCTGGTCAGGCTCCATTGAGGCTG GAGTGACTGCCATTCGGCCGGAAGACCTCGAATTCCCCAACACCATGACAGACATTGACTACGACACATGGATGCTGAG TGGCACGGCCATCATGCAAGACGGGAACACGATGCGCAACAACTACGGGTGTGACCTGGACGCCCTGGGCACGGGTGCACGCATCGGCATGATGCGAACAGCCAAGGGTGACCTGCACTACTTCATCAACGGCCAGGACCAAGGCGCCGCCTGCTCAGGCTTGCCTCCGGGTAAAG AGGTGTACGCAGTAGTGGATCTTTACGGCCAGTGTGTCCAAGTGTCCATCACCAATGCCACCGGCCCCATGGACAACAGCTTGGCAACCAGCAACACTGCCACCGAGAAATCCTTCCCTTTGCACTCCCCAG CGGCTGGCGTGGCTCACCGATTCCACAGTACTTGCGGCAAGAATGTGGCCCTGGAGGAGGATGGCACAAGGGCGGTACGTGCGGTGGGCTATGCGCATGGCCTGGTCTTCAGCACCAAGGAACTCAAGACGGAGGAAGTATTTGAG GTGAAAGTAGAGGAACTGGATGAGAAGTGGGCGGGCTCCCTCCGGCTGGGGCTGACCACACTAGCGCCCGGGGAGATGGGGCCTGGCGCAggtgggggcccagggctgcctccctccctcccggagCTCCGGACAAAGACCACCTGGATGGTGTCCAGCTGTGAAGTGAGGCGTGACGGGCAGCTCCAGAGGATGAACTACGGCCGGAGCCTGGAGAGGCTGGGG GTGGGGAGCCGCGTGGGCATTCGTCGGGGCGCAGATGACACGATGCACATCCTGGTGGATGGAGAGGACATGGGGCCCGCAGCTACCGGCATTGCCAAG AATGTGTGGGCCGTGCTGGATCTCTACGGGCCGGTACGGAGTGTGTCTGTGGTCAGCTCCACAAGGCTGGAGGAGCCCGAGGGCACCCAGCCTCCATCTCCCAGCTCGGACACGGGCAGCGAGGCCGAGGAAGATGACGATGGGGAGGAGCACAGCTTGAGA GGTCAGAGTCAAGTGGCCATGATGTCGACGTCACTGGAGTTCCTGGAGAACCATGGGAAGAATATCCTTTTGTCCAACGGGAACCGTACGGCCACACGCGTAGCCAGCTACAACCAGGGCATCGTTGTCATCAACCAGCCCCTGGTGCCCCAGCTCCTAGTCCAG GTGCGGATAGACTTCCTGAACCGGCAGTGGACATCTTCCCTGGTCCTGGGAGTCATCACCTGCCCGCCTGAGAGGCTCAACTTCCCTGCTTCTGCCTGCGCCCTCAAACGGGCAGCCTGGCTGCTGCGGGGCCGGGGCATCTTCCACAATGGTCTCAAG ATTTGTGAGAAGTTTGGGCCAAATCTGGACACGTGTCCTGAAGGCACCATCCTGGGGCTGCGGCTAGACAGCTCTGGGGGCCTGCATCTCCACGTCAATGGGATGGACCAGGGGGTGGCGGTATCAGATGTCCCCCAGCCCTGCCATGCGCTTGTGGACCTCTATGGGCAGTGTGAGCAG GTGACAATCGTGAGTCCTGAACCAGGGGCAGCCAGTGGGAAGAGTGCTGGAACCCAAGGGGACATGGAGAAAGCGGACATGGTGGATG GTATCAAGGAAAGTGTGTGCTGGGGCCCCCTGCCAGCTGCCAGCCCTCTCAAGAGCTGCGAGTACCACGCCCTCTGCTCCCGCTTCCAAGAACTGCTGTTGCTTCCTG AGGACTATTTCATGCCTCCACCCAAGCGGAGCCTGTGCTACTGTGAGTCTTGCCGGAAGCTTCGAG GAGGCTCCCAAGAGGGTGCGTGGAAGAAGCCACAGAACCTTTACTGGTCGAGGGGAGGATCTTTGTCCAGTCTGCCCGGTCTACACCCTAGGGTGAATCCCCGCCTGGAAGCTGGAACGATGACTAAGAAGTGGCACATGGCATATCACGGGAGCAACGTGGCAGCCATCCGGAGGGTGCTAGACCGAGGAGAGCTGGGAGCAG GCACCGCCTCCATCCTGAGCTGCCGGCCCTTGAAAGGCAAGCCTGGGGTGGGGTTTGAGGAGCCTGGCGAGAACTGCGCCCCACCCCGGGAGGAGCAGCCCCCTTCCGTCTTGctgtccccctccctccagtATGCTGGGGCCGAGACCCTAGCGTCCAAAGTGCA ATTCCGGGATCCCAAGTCCCAGCGAACGCACCAGGCCCAGGTGGCGTTCCAGGTGTGCGTGCGCCCGGGCTCCTACACCCCCGGACCCCCTTCGGCCACCCTCCGAGAACCTCCCGACCCTCACTTCAGCCCCGCAGAACTCGAGTGGATAACCAAGGAGAAGGGGGCCACACTCCTCTATGCCCTGCTGGTGCGGGTGGAGTGA